The following are from one region of the Treponema denticola genome:
- the glgX gene encoding glycogen debranching protein GlgX: MMNMNDLSFFQGKASPLGAKLSCDGVNFSVFSRNAKEIVLHLFENVEDSEPIISYKLDPQINKTGDVWHVFVADLKSWAFYLYTADGEFSPSAGFLFDENNYLLDPYARLISSHSVFNSEQTLNQINSKASGGKNQYKRTAKGFPKCVVVDDREFDWQGDKPLNIPLQRCVIYEAHVKGFSFLNDKISPAKRGKYSGLVELIPYLKNLGITSLELLPVFDFDENENMNVNPKTGVRLKNYWGYSTIAFFAPKALYAEDPGNAVNEFKFMVREFHKAGIEIILDVVFNHTAEGNENGPVFSFKGLDNSIYYHLEDNKLYYKNFSGCGNSLKTSEIPVIKFILDCLRYWVTEMHVDGFRFDLAPVLARDKTGNIDLNSFMIQAIADDSVLRSTKIIAEAWDAAGAYMVGKFPGRWAEWNDLFRNSVREFWLQPNPDIRHLATRLTGSADLYSQKGRRPYQSINFVCCHDGFTLCDLLSYSEKHNEENGENNRDGSNENLSYNHGIEGAASIEIERMRMRSAKNILTTLILSAGTPMINMGDEVFRTQNGNNNAYCQDNEMSWFDWELLNENKDLLEFTKKLINLRKTHFSFLRKHFFTGVSKINGTPSDITWFDYQAQKPNWNAPSNFLAFLIDGNKINLESDEDDNDFYVMTNSYNNDITVRLPPPSSGGKIWHRLIDTSYTSGQDFLDEEHTEQIMNQQIYVVLARTTVVLISK; the protein is encoded by the coding sequence ATATGAACGATTTATCTTTTTTTCAAGGAAAAGCTTCTCCCCTAGGCGCAAAATTAAGCTGTGATGGAGTGAATTTCAGCGTCTTTTCACGAAATGCAAAGGAAATAGTTCTACACTTATTTGAAAATGTAGAAGATTCCGAGCCGATAATTTCATATAAACTGGATCCTCAAATAAATAAAACGGGTGATGTTTGGCATGTGTTTGTTGCAGATTTAAAAAGTTGGGCATTTTATTTGTATACGGCTGACGGAGAGTTTTCGCCTTCAGCCGGTTTTTTATTCGATGAAAATAATTATTTACTCGACCCTTATGCAAGGCTTATAAGTTCTCATTCGGTATTTAATTCGGAACAAACTCTTAACCAAATAAACAGCAAGGCTTCAGGCGGTAAAAATCAATATAAAAGGACGGCAAAGGGATTCCCAAAATGTGTAGTTGTGGATGATAGGGAATTCGATTGGCAGGGAGATAAACCCTTAAATATTCCGCTCCAAAGATGTGTGATATATGAAGCTCATGTAAAGGGTTTTTCTTTTTTAAACGATAAAATAAGTCCTGCAAAACGAGGTAAATATTCCGGGCTTGTGGAGCTGATTCCGTATTTAAAGAATTTGGGAATCACTTCTCTTGAGTTATTACCTGTTTTTGATTTTGATGAAAATGAAAATATGAATGTAAATCCCAAAACGGGCGTTCGGCTAAAAAATTATTGGGGGTATAGTACAATTGCTTTTTTTGCACCTAAGGCCCTCTATGCCGAAGATCCGGGCAATGCCGTAAACGAGTTTAAATTTATGGTTAGGGAATTTCATAAAGCAGGTATCGAAATAATCTTGGATGTGGTGTTTAATCATACTGCAGAAGGAAACGAAAACGGCCCCGTTTTTTCTTTTAAGGGATTGGATAATTCCATTTACTATCATCTTGAAGATAATAAGCTCTATTATAAAAATTTTTCGGGCTGCGGGAACAGCCTAAAAACCTCGGAAATTCCCGTTATAAAATTTATATTGGATTGTCTGCGGTATTGGGTAACGGAAATGCATGTAGACGGATTCCGTTTTGATTTGGCTCCCGTTCTGGCACGCGATAAAACCGGAAATATAGATTTAAATTCTTTTATGATACAGGCTATCGCAGATGATTCCGTTCTTCGTTCTACAAAGATTATAGCTGAAGCTTGGGATGCAGCCGGTGCATACATGGTAGGAAAATTTCCCGGGCGCTGGGCGGAATGGAATGACTTATTCCGTAACTCCGTCAGAGAGTTTTGGCTGCAGCCCAATCCGGATATAAGACATTTGGCAACCAGATTGACCGGCTCTGCGGATTTATATTCTCAGAAAGGCAGAAGGCCTTATCAGTCAATAAATTTTGTTTGCTGTCATGACGGCTTTACCCTTTGCGATTTGCTAAGCTATTCCGAAAAACATAACGAAGAAAACGGGGAAAATAACCGTGACGGCTCAAATGAGAATTTAAGCTATAATCATGGAATAGAGGGAGCCGCATCTATCGAAATTGAAAGAATGCGTATGAGGTCTGCAAAAAATATTTTGACAACGCTTATCCTTTCAGCAGGCACGCCCATGATTAATATGGGAGATGAGGTATTCCGCACACAAAACGGAAATAATAATGCCTATTGTCAGGATAATGAAATGTCTTGGTTTGATTGGGAACTTTTAAATGAAAATAAGGACTTGCTTGAATTTACAAAAAAACTTATCAATTTAAGGAAGACTCATTTTTCTTTTTTAAGAAAACATTTTTTTACCGGAGTTTCGAAAATTAACGGTACTCCAAGCGATATAACTTGGTTTGATTATCAGGCACAAAAACCTAATTGGAACGCGCCTTCAAATTTTTTAGCCTTTTTAATAGACGGCAATAAAATTAATTTGGAAAGCGATGAAGATGATAACGATTTTTATGTTATGACCAATAGTTACAATAACGATATAACCGTGAGGCTTCCCCCTCCTTCTTCAGGCGGGAAGATATGGCATCGTCTTATAGACACCTCGTACACGAGCGGACAAGATTTTTTAGATGAAGAACATACCGAGCAGATTATGAATCAGCAAATATATGTAGTGCTTGCCCGTACAACTGTAGTTTTAATTTCAAAGTAA
- a CDS encoding alpha/beta hydrolase family protein, with translation MKTIKLDDFKNYEFLSNLKFSEDGRYAAYICAHADLTENDYNKALFLLDMETKKTKQLTGEDVNSFYGFDGDRLLFSARRTKKEKEEKEKTFVYAIPVSGGEALLAYTFPHPVLKMEFADKKTAVVLHSWKDDPFKKLPKEKAEEAKKDEADYETFEEIPFWRNGGGFTSRKRNRLFVYNLSNMKGTALTDEFTQVDDFDFDKNTQEILFTKSTYTDKMPIYNELMLMPLKTKKAKLLNGGQDFMYADAKFFGDKILYTGADGKKYGVNQDADIYIIPKTGTGAKMISPKDYDKSLWNSVGSDSRFGGGANSHVKDGKYYFITTEDDSSFVNVIDEKGELKQLITEKGSVDCFAVHEEKILFIGFRKQELQEVYLFEDKKETCLTKHNTYASKLQKIVPEEFEFTNDGVKLHGFVLKPLNYKAGKKYPGILTIHGGPKTVYGSIFHHEMQFLAQSGYFVFYTNPHGADGMGRAFADIRGKYGTIDYSDLMKLTDEVLKKYKDIDKEKVGVMGGSYGGFMTNWIIGHTNRFAAACSQRSISNWISKFGTTDIGYYFNSDQNGNATPWNGFEKMWDHSPLKYADKCKTPTLFIQSDEDYRCFEACAFQMFTALRYHGCEAKLVLFHGENHDLSRTGKPKHRIRRLTEIFNWFEKHLKK, from the coding sequence ATGAAGACAATAAAGTTGGACGATTTTAAAAATTACGAATTTTTAAGTAACCTTAAATTTTCGGAAGACGGAAGATATGCGGCCTATATTTGTGCTCATGCCGATCTAACCGAAAATGATTATAACAAGGCTCTTTTTCTTTTGGACATGGAAACAAAAAAGACAAAGCAGCTTACGGGCGAAGACGTAAATTCTTTTTACGGCTTTGACGGCGATCGCCTTCTTTTTTCTGCAAGAAGAACAAAAAAAGAAAAGGAAGAAAAAGAGAAAACCTTTGTTTATGCTATCCCCGTTTCGGGCGGTGAAGCCTTGCTTGCCTACACCTTCCCCCATCCCGTTTTAAAAATGGAATTTGCCGATAAAAAGACGGCTGTTGTTTTACACTCATGGAAAGATGACCCGTTTAAAAAGCTGCCTAAAGAAAAGGCAGAAGAAGCAAAAAAAGATGAGGCCGATTATGAAACCTTTGAAGAGATTCCGTTTTGGCGCAACGGGGGAGGCTTTACATCACGCAAGAGAAACCGTCTCTTTGTTTATAATCTTTCAAACATGAAGGGTACGGCCCTAACCGATGAGTTTACTCAGGTTGATGATTTTGATTTCGATAAAAATACACAAGAGATTTTATTTACAAAATCAACTTATACCGATAAGATGCCCATCTATAACGAGCTGATGCTCATGCCCTTAAAAACAAAAAAGGCAAAGCTCTTAAATGGCGGTCAAGATTTTATGTACGCCGATGCCAAATTCTTCGGAGATAAAATTCTTTATACGGGTGCCGACGGAAAAAAATACGGCGTAAACCAAGATGCCGATATTTATATTATCCCCAAAACCGGAACAGGAGCGAAGATGATTTCGCCCAAGGATTATGACAAGAGCTTATGGAATTCCGTGGGTTCCGATTCAAGGTTCGGAGGCGGTGCTAACTCCCATGTCAAGGACGGAAAATATTATTTTATTACAACCGAGGATGATTCTTCCTTTGTAAATGTCATTGACGAAAAAGGAGAATTAAAACAGCTTATTACCGAAAAAGGTTCTGTAGATTGCTTTGCCGTTCATGAAGAAAAAATTCTTTTTATCGGTTTTAGAAAACAGGAATTACAAGAAGTTTATCTTTTTGAAGATAAAAAAGAAACCTGCCTCACAAAGCATAATACCTATGCTTCAAAGTTACAAAAGATTGTGCCCGAGGAATTCGAGTTTACAAATGACGGTGTTAAACTCCACGGCTTTGTTTTAAAGCCTTTAAACTACAAGGCCGGAAAAAAATATCCAGGTATCTTGACAATTCACGGCGGACCTAAGACTGTTTACGGTTCAATTTTTCATCACGAGATGCAGTTTTTAGCCCAATCCGGTTACTTTGTGTTTTATACGAATCCCCACGGTGCCGATGGAATGGGCCGAGCCTTTGCCGATATCCGGGGCAAGTACGGAACAATCGACTACTCCGATTTAATGAAGCTTACGGACGAGGTTCTAAAAAAGTACAAGGATATAGATAAAGAAAAAGTAGGCGTTATGGGCGGCTCTTACGGCGGCTTTATGACCAACTGGATAATCGGCCACACAAACCGCTTTGCTGCAGCCTGTTCCCAGCGTTCAATTTCAAACTGGATTTCCAAATTCGGAACTACAGATATCGGTTATTATTTTAATTCCGACCAAAACGGAAATGCCACTCCTTGGAACGGCTTCGAAAAAATGTGGGATCACAGTCCTCTCAAGTATGCCGATAAGTGTAAAACTCCGACTCTTTTTATTCAATCGGATGAGGACTACCGCTGCTTTGAGGCCTGCGCCTTCCAAATGTTTACGGCCCTAAGATATCACGGCTGCGAGGCAAAGCTTGTCTTGTTCCATGGGGAAAATCATGACCTCTCCCGAACAGGAAAACCCAAGCACAGAATCCGCCGCTTAACCGAGATATTTAACTGGTTTGAAAAGCATCTTAAAAAATAA
- a CDS encoding site-specific DNA-methyltransferase, translating to MGVFTWEGKDKVLSELNHLLQNQNKFSFTENKVKSFNSEDAKNLYIESDNLYALLFLQKEYKDKIKIIYIDPPYNTGKKFTYSDRFQTKIEWMNYLYVRLSLAKTLLTDDGLIFISIDDKACPYLRIILDAIFGTENFISTLVWNNSTGGGLRKKHINTSHEYIVLYAKNKTKVKPMTAPMPEKAKKMYKYKDADGRFFRYQQFAWKNKTDAKRQKYPIKTPDGNFIVPKAGYIYRFVEKSFFNLLEKNLIEFKKSDKSVFTDIKGRPTKWTIYVKTYLEKKEETVPKSLLPTEYVRTNIQSVYEQKVLFGAKIFDYAKPVSLLKYIFKLVPNSDDAVVLDFFSGSATTAHAVMELNAELNESRKFILVQRGEPCSEDSPALKAGFKTIAELGRERIIRAFALIQKRFPQKTFGFKYLEFSGEQDLIF from the coding sequence ATGGGTGTTTTCACATGGGAAGGAAAGGATAAGGTTCTTTCCGAACTGAACCATTTATTACAAAATCAAAATAAATTTTCTTTTACGGAAAACAAAGTAAAAAGTTTTAATTCTGAAGATGCAAAAAATTTATACATTGAATCCGACAATCTCTATGCCCTTCTTTTTTTACAAAAAGAATATAAAGACAAAATCAAAATAATATATATTGATCCTCCGTACAATACGGGGAAAAAATTTACTTATTCCGATCGTTTTCAAACTAAGATAGAATGGATGAATTATCTTTATGTAAGATTGAGCCTTGCGAAAACCTTATTAACTGATGACGGTCTTATTTTTATAAGCATTGACGATAAGGCCTGCCCTTATTTAAGAATAATCCTTGATGCAATCTTCGGTACGGAAAATTTTATTTCTACCCTTGTATGGAATAACTCGACCGGCGGAGGCTTACGCAAAAAGCATATCAACACATCGCATGAGTACATCGTCTTATATGCCAAGAATAAAACTAAGGTTAAGCCCATGACAGCCCCGATGCCGGAAAAGGCGAAGAAAATGTATAAATACAAGGATGCTGACGGAAGATTTTTTAGATACCAGCAATTTGCATGGAAAAATAAAACGGATGCAAAAAGGCAAAAATATCCTATAAAAACACCTGACGGGAATTTTATCGTTCCTAAGGCAGGCTATATTTACCGCTTTGTCGAAAAAAGTTTTTTTAATCTTTTAGAAAAAAATCTAATCGAATTTAAAAAATCGGACAAGTCAGTTTTTACCGATATAAAAGGGCGGCCTACAAAATGGACTATCTATGTAAAAACCTATCTTGAAAAAAAGGAAGAAACGGTTCCGAAATCTCTCCTCCCTACAGAATATGTTAGAACAAATATACAAAGTGTATATGAACAAAAAGTCTTATTCGGAGCAAAGATTTTCGATTATGCAAAACCGGTTTCTCTTTTAAAATATATTTTTAAGCTGGTTCCGAATTCGGACGATGCGGTTGTTTTAGATTTTTTTTCGGGTTCGGCAACAACAGCCCATGCCGTGATGGAACTAAACGCAGAGCTTAACGAAAGCCGAAAATTTATCTTGGTACAAAGGGGAGAGCCTTGCTCCGAGGATTCCCCTGCCCTCAAGGCCGGCTTTAAAACAATAGCCGAGCTGGGCAGGGAAAGAATTATAAGAGCCTTCGCTTTAATCCAAAAAAGATTCCCTCAAAAAACTTTCGGGTTCAAGTATTTGGAATTTAGCGGAGAGCAAGACCTTATTTTTTAA
- a CDS encoding DUF3298 and DUF4163 domain-containing protein, protein MKSKIMVLFCFVLFVFSLNASGAAETSSHDAIGGATESNSKAEVKQAAVHCELKIDFPIFEDVPALNAIVSKTVKGKVTAFWNNYYSVSPDDMAKSSTPQNFELIIGYDDIVRDGNYISFVLSVYEYMGGAHGLTSLVPINYDIKTKKLVSLADVVRPASKNWLVKLSNEARKILMEKVKKGDLSSDESMIKEGTEPKLENFKVFKIENGKIKIIFEQYQVAPYSEGLPEIIIPIDFFK, encoded by the coding sequence ATGAAATCAAAAATTATGGTTCTTTTTTGCTTTGTTCTTTTTGTGTTTTCGCTTAATGCTTCAGGTGCTGCAGAAACATCTTCTCATGATGCAATAGGAGGCGCTACCGAAAGCAATTCGAAGGCTGAGGTTAAACAAGCTGCCGTTCATTGTGAGTTAAAAATAGATTTCCCGATTTTTGAGGATGTTCCGGCTTTAAATGCTATCGTGTCAAAAACGGTAAAAGGCAAGGTTACCGCATTTTGGAATAATTATTATTCCGTTTCTCCCGATGATATGGCAAAATCGTCCACTCCTCAAAATTTTGAGCTGATTATCGGTTATGATGATATTGTACGGGATGGAAATTATATAAGTTTTGTTTTATCGGTCTATGAATATATGGGAGGTGCTCACGGCCTTACATCGTTGGTTCCTATAAACTATGATATAAAAACAAAAAAACTTGTATCCTTAGCTGATGTTGTACGCCCTGCTTCAAAAAACTGGCTTGTCAAGTTGTCGAATGAGGCAAGAAAAATACTAATGGAGAAGGTTAAGAAAGGGGATTTATCATCCGATGAGTCGATGATAAAAGAAGGAACGGAACCTAAACTTGAAAATTTTAAAGTTTTTAAAATCGAAAACGGAAAAATCAAAATTATTTTTGAGCAATATCAGGTCGCTCCATATTCAGAAGGATTGCCTGAAATTATAATTCCAATAGATTTTTTTAAATAA
- a CDS encoding DUF1697 domain-containing protein, with the protein MDYIALLRGINVGNSIKINMKELKTLFEQCGFSNVSTYINSGNVIFKSNDKKNSITENIEKALHITSGNEVKVLVKTKSEMVKIANSIPGDWQNNDDQETDVAYLFESIDNENIINELPVKKEYIQLIYVKGALIWNVRREDYNKSHLNKIISHKAYKDMTIRNVNTARYLAKC; encoded by the coding sequence ATGGATTATATAGCATTACTCAGGGGTATCAATGTTGGAAACTCAATAAAAATTAACATGAAAGAATTGAAAACATTATTTGAGCAATGCGGTTTTTCAAACGTTTCAACATATATCAATTCCGGAAATGTCATTTTTAAATCAAATGACAAGAAAAACAGTATCACAGAGAATATTGAAAAAGCATTACATATAACAAGTGGAAATGAAGTAAAGGTATTAGTAAAGACAAAAAGTGAAATGGTAAAAATAGCAAATAGTATCCCAGGAGATTGGCAAAATAATGATGATCAAGAGACCGATGTAGCGTATTTATTTGAATCAATAGATAATGAAAACATAATAAACGAATTACCAGTAAAAAAGGAATATATACAATTAATATATGTTAAGGGTGCGTTAATCTGGAATGTTCGACGAGAAGATTATAATAAAAGCCATTTAAATAAAATAATATCGCATAAAGCATATAAAGATATGACAATACGAAATGTTAATACGGCTCGATATCTTGCAAAGTGCTGA
- the nox gene encoding H2O-forming NADH oxidase produces MSKIVVVGANHAGTSAINFLTDLSKENEVVVFDRNTNISFLGCGMALWIGNQIRGSEGLFYSNKEKLEAKGAKVTMEADITRIDFDKKIVYGTVKGSQPIEESYDKLILATGSIPIMPKIKGMDLENVQQVKIFQNAQEVIDKLKNPDIKKIAVVGAGYIGVELAEAFKRHNKEVVLIDAMPSSLSNYYDKPFTDLMDKNLNDHGIKLAYNQLVQEIKGTTKVEAVVTDKGEYPADMVVVCIGFRPNTDLGKDKLETFKNGAYAVNLKQETSIKDVYAIGDCATVFDNSLGEKSYIALATNAVRSGIIAAHNAAGIPLEGIGVQGSNGINIYDLKMVSSGLTVERAKKLGLDVEFTDFEDLQRPEFMEHDNPPVKLRIVYNKKTRVIIGAQMASTYDMSMGIHMFSLAIQEKLTIDKLKLLDIFFLPHFNKPYNYITMAALGAK; encoded by the coding sequence ATGAGCAAAATTGTAGTGGTGGGTGCAAATCACGCCGGAACGTCGGCCATTAATTTTTTAACTGACCTTTCAAAAGAAAATGAAGTCGTTGTCTTTGACAGAAATACCAATATCAGCTTTTTAGGCTGCGGAATGGCCCTCTGGATAGGAAATCAGATCAGAGGTTCCGAAGGTCTCTTTTATTCCAATAAGGAAAAACTGGAAGCAAAGGGAGCTAAGGTTACAATGGAAGCCGATATTACACGCATAGATTTCGATAAAAAAATCGTATACGGAACGGTAAAGGGTTCACAGCCTATCGAAGAATCCTATGATAAATTAATCCTTGCAACAGGTTCAATTCCTATAATGCCGAAGATTAAGGGCATGGACTTGGAAAATGTTCAGCAGGTAAAAATTTTTCAAAATGCCCAAGAAGTTATCGACAAGCTAAAAAATCCCGATATTAAAAAAATTGCAGTTGTAGGAGCCGGTTACATCGGTGTTGAACTTGCCGAAGCCTTTAAAAGGCATAATAAGGAAGTTGTGCTCATTGATGCGATGCCGTCAAGTCTTTCAAACTATTATGACAAACCTTTTACCGATTTAATGGATAAAAATTTAAACGATCACGGAATCAAACTTGCATATAATCAGCTCGTCCAAGAAATCAAAGGAACAACAAAGGTAGAAGCCGTTGTTACGGACAAGGGAGAATATCCGGCCGACATGGTAGTCGTCTGTATCGGTTTTAGGCCCAATACCGACCTTGGAAAAGATAAACTTGAAACCTTTAAAAACGGAGCCTATGCGGTCAACCTAAAGCAAGAAACAAGCATAAAAGATGTTTACGCAATAGGAGACTGTGCAACGGTTTTTGATAACTCTTTAGGAGAAAAATCCTACATCGCCCTTGCAACAAATGCAGTAAGGAGCGGAATTATAGCCGCCCATAATGCAGCAGGAATTCCCTTAGAAGGCATAGGAGTCCAAGGTTCTAACGGAATCAATATCTATGACTTGAAGATGGTATCAAGCGGCCTTACTGTAGAGCGTGCAAAAAAGCTGGGGCTTGATGTTGAGTTTACCGACTTTGAAGATTTGCAGCGTCCCGAATTTATGGAACACGATAATCCTCCGGTAAAATTAAGGATTGTGTATAACAAAAAAACGAGGGTTATAATCGGTGCTCAAATGGCTTCGACCTATGATATGTCTATGGGTATTCACATGTTCTCCCTTGCAATCCAAGAAAAGCTTACAATCGATAAGCTTAAACTTTTAGACATCTTCTTTTTGCCCCACTTTAATAAGCCGTATAATTACATAACCATGGCCGCCTTGGGAGCAAAATAG
- the murB gene encoding UDP-N-acetylmuramate dehydrogenase — protein MNNLFSILHNTPLFQEGTIEFYKPLKPLTSYKIGGPAEALFCPKDEDHLKEALIFLSKNKISASLIGGGTNILVSDKGFRGVLISLKNLNKIEIVGESAEKVFVKAGAGILIDNLTKWAVKNSLSGLECFGGLPGSVGGAVFMNARCYDVSISDRLKSIKYILADDEKTEFAEYEYNPSDWDYKVSPFQQNPVSTEISKNRKIVLSAVFILTYGIKEEIAAKTEEKIQDRISKGHFKAPSAGSTFKNNRTFGQPSGKLIEDAGLKGLCEGGAQVAPWHGNFIINKHDASASDVKTLIEKVQKTVKDKTGFLLEPEVIFAGD, from the coding sequence ATGAATAATTTATTTAGTATACTTCATAATACCCCTTTATTTCAAGAGGGAACTATAGAATTCTATAAACCCCTAAAGCCTCTTACATCATACAAAATCGGAGGCCCTGCAGAAGCTCTTTTTTGTCCTAAAGATGAAGACCATTTAAAAGAGGCCTTAATTTTTTTAAGCAAAAATAAGATTTCTGCCTCGTTAATAGGAGGCGGAACAAACATTCTTGTCTCCGATAAGGGGTTTAGAGGCGTTTTAATAAGCCTAAAAAACTTAAACAAGATAGAAATCGTAGGCGAATCTGCAGAAAAAGTTTTTGTAAAGGCCGGAGCAGGTATTCTTATTGATAATCTTACAAAATGGGCTGTTAAAAACTCCCTTTCAGGTCTGGAGTGTTTCGGCGGCCTTCCGGGAAGCGTCGGGGGAGCCGTATTTATGAATGCACGCTGTTATGATGTTTCAATCTCGGATAGATTAAAATCGATAAAATATATCTTAGCCGATGATGAAAAAACGGAATTTGCAGAATATGAATATAATCCTTCCGATTGGGATTATAAGGTTTCGCCGTTTCAACAAAATCCGGTAAGTACCGAGATTTCAAAAAATAGAAAGATAGTGCTTTCTGCCGTTTTTATCTTAACCTATGGAATAAAAGAAGAAATTGCCGCCAAAACCGAGGAAAAAATTCAAGATAGAATTTCAAAGGGACATTTTAAGGCGCCTTCTGCAGGAAGTACATTTAAAAATAACAGGACATTCGGGCAGCCAAGCGGCAAGCTGATAGAGGATGCGGGATTAAAAGGCCTTTGTGAAGGAGGAGCTCAGGTTGCTCCTTGGCACGGGAATTTTATAATTAATAAGCATGATGCCTCCGCTTCGGACGTAAAAACTTTGATAGAAAAGGTTCAAAAAACGGTTAAAGATAAGACGGGCTTTTTACTTGAACCGGAAGTTATTTTTGCAGGCGACTGA
- a CDS encoding cysteine--tRNA ligase has protein sequence MSLKLHNTLGNKKEEFIPIHEGKAGVYGCGPTVYDYAHIGNLRTYVFQDILVKTLRFLGYDVTHVMNITDVGHLTDDEDSGEDKMVKSAEERGKSVLEIAEFYTKAFFNDTERLNIERPGIVCKATEHINEMIELIKRIEANGHTYMAGGNLYYDISTFPKYGELANINLEDLKAGARIEIDKNKRNPHDFVLWFTKSKFENQALIWDSPWGRGYPGWHIECSAMSMKYLGEQIDIHKGGIDHIRVHHTNEIAQSEGATGKKWVNYWLHNEFLVMNKGKMSKSAGSFIILEDVINKGFSALDYRFLLLGGHYRSQLTFSWEAMETAKNGRKNLNNRVAKWLDGLSDSEIMEYAALTENLNLKSAKDMIKNEKARSCFDNFIAAMEDDLSTPKALSELQLLIKEKDIPQKDVLTVLAAMDSILGIKLIEESFNTLKDKGSIEIDESEILKLIEERASAKLDKNYKLADEIRDKLKGMGIILEDQAGKTTWKKL, from the coding sequence ATGAGTTTAAAATTACATAATACCTTAGGTAATAAAAAAGAAGAATTTATTCCTATTCATGAAGGCAAGGCCGGAGTTTACGGCTGCGGGCCTACCGTATATGACTATGCACATATAGGAAACTTACGCACCTATGTTTTTCAAGATATTCTTGTTAAAACTTTAAGATTTTTAGGTTATGATGTTACCCATGTTATGAATATAACCGACGTCGGGCATCTGACGGATGACGAAGATTCGGGTGAAGATAAGATGGTAAAATCTGCTGAAGAACGCGGAAAATCGGTGCTTGAAATTGCGGAATTTTATACAAAGGCCTTTTTTAACGATACCGAAAGGCTGAATATCGAAAGACCCGGTATTGTCTGCAAGGCTACAGAGCACATAAATGAAATGATAGAGCTTATAAAAAGAATAGAAGCAAACGGGCACACCTACATGGCGGGCGGAAACCTTTACTATGATATTTCTACCTTTCCTAAATACGGAGAATTGGCAAATATAAACCTTGAAGACCTTAAGGCCGGAGCCCGTATAGAAATAGATAAAAATAAGCGCAATCCTCATGATTTTGTTCTTTGGTTTACAAAGAGCAAGTTTGAAAATCAGGCCCTTATCTGGGATTCGCCTTGGGGACGAGGCTATCCCGGCTGGCATATCGAGTGCTCTGCCATGAGTATGAAGTATCTGGGAGAACAAATCGATATTCACAAGGGCGGGATAGACCATATAAGGGTTCATCATACCAACGAAATAGCCCAATCCGAAGGAGCTACAGGAAAAAAATGGGTAAACTATTGGCTTCATAACGAATTCCTGGTTATGAATAAGGGCAAAATGTCTAAGTCTGCAGGTTCTTTTATCATTTTGGAAGATGTTATCAATAAGGGTTTTTCAGCTCTTGACTACCGTTTCTTGCTTTTGGGCGGGCATTACCGAAGTCAGCTTACCTTTTCATGGGAAGCTATGGAAACGGCAAAAAACGGCCGAAAAAACTTAAATAACAGAGTTGCAAAATGGTTGGATGGATTATCGGATTCCGAAATAATGGAGTATGCAGCCTTGACAGAAAACCTTAACCTTAAAAGTGCAAAAGATATGATAAAAAATGAAAAAGCACGTAGTTGCTTTGATAATTTTATTGCCGCTATGGAAGATGATTTATCTACACCAAAGGCCTTATCGGAGCTGCAGCTTTTGATAAAGGAAAAAGACATTCCGCAAAAGGATGTGTTAACGGTTCTTGCCGCTATGGATTCGATTTTGGGCATCAAATTGATAGAAGAATCCTTTAATACGCTAAAGGATAAAGGTTCTATTGAAATCGATGAATCCGAAATTCTTAAATTAATAGAGGAGAGAGCTTCGGCAAAACTTGACAAAAATTATAAACTGGCTGATGAAATTCGGGATAAGCTAAAGGGTATGGGCATTATCCTTGAAGACCAGGCCGGTAAAACAACATGGAAAAAATTATAA